In Pseudoalteromonas marina, a genomic segment contains:
- a CDS encoding sugar MFS transporter, translating to MASSAPTTTHTQSQNTGDNNYGFALTSLTTLFFMWGFITCLNDILIPHLKAVFDLTYVQAMLVQFCFFGAYFLMSIPSGLIVKKLGYKNGIVVGLLIAAVGCVLFYPAAQMHNYPVFLFALFVLASGITLLQVSANPYVSLLGPAKTASSRLTLTQAFNALGTTVAPSFGALLILGSASDAFLTPAQNAESVQLPYLLLAAMLIVLAGVFAWLKLPDIMSEQKEAAEKSDTIEGSAWQYRHLVLGAVGIFMYVGAEVAIGSFLVSFLAQENIAGLKEHVAAHYITYYFGGAMVGRFIGAAVMQKLPAGKVLGFNATMAIILVVIAMSTSGQLAMWSILLVGLFNSIMFPTIFSLALNGLGKHTAQGSGILCLAIVGGAIVPLLQGALADSVGVQLSYALPILCYLFIVFYGLSGSKPVQAKETL from the coding sequence ATGGCTAGTTCAGCACCAACAACGACACACACACAATCGCAAAACACAGGCGATAATAATTATGGATTTGCACTTACATCGTTAACAACGCTATTTTTTATGTGGGGTTTTATTACCTGCCTAAATGATATTCTAATCCCGCATTTAAAAGCGGTATTCGATTTAACATACGTGCAGGCTATGCTTGTGCAGTTTTGTTTTTTTGGTGCTTACTTTTTAATGTCTATACCCAGCGGGCTTATTGTGAAAAAGCTGGGTTATAAAAACGGCATTGTTGTCGGGTTATTAATTGCTGCAGTTGGGTGTGTATTATTCTATCCAGCGGCACAAATGCATAACTATCCTGTATTTTTGTTTGCGCTGTTTGTTTTAGCAAGCGGAATTACTTTATTACAGGTATCTGCAAACCCATACGTAAGCTTATTAGGTCCTGCAAAAACAGCGTCTTCTCGTTTGACATTAACACAGGCATTTAATGCGCTTGGTACCACGGTTGCACCGTCTTTTGGTGCATTATTAATACTAGGCTCAGCGTCGGATGCTTTTTTGACACCGGCGCAAAATGCCGAATCAGTTCAACTTCCTTACTTGCTGCTTGCTGCAATGTTAATTGTATTAGCTGGTGTGTTTGCATGGCTTAAGCTTCCTGACATTATGAGCGAGCAAAAAGAAGCTGCCGAGAAATCAGACACCATTGAAGGGAGTGCATGGCAGTATCGCCACCTTGTTTTGGGTGCGGTAGGCATATTTATGTATGTGGGCGCGGAAGTTGCGATTGGTAGTTTTTTAGTTAGCTTTTTAGCGCAAGAAAATATTGCTGGATTAAAAGAACATGTCGCGGCTCATTACATTACCTATTACTTTGGCGGTGCAATGGTTGGGCGTTTTATTGGCGCGGCTGTAATGCAAAAACTTCCCGCCGGTAAAGTGCTTGGTTTTAATGCAACCATGGCTATTATTTTAGTGGTTATTGCCATGAGCACATCTGGTCAGTTAGCAATGTGGTCAATATTATTAGTTGGATTATTTAACTCCATTATGTTTCCTACTATTTTTAGCCTTGCACTAAATGGCTTAGGCAAGCACACAGCGCAAGGTTCGGGCATTTTGTGTTTGGCAATTGTAGGCGGTGCAATTGTGCCGCTTTTACAAGGTGCACTTGCTGATAGTGTTGGGGTTCAACTTTCGTATGCTTTACCAATTTTATGTTATCTATTCATCGTATTTTACGGCTTAAGTGGCAGCAAACCTGTTCAAGCTAAGGAGACTTTATAA
- a CDS encoding response regulator, with protein sequence MKILIIEDNPSKKESIEEVINTSLQNLANHYSINWAEDLTSARRYLYTEQFDLVIFDMYLPDIKGHGQERDCSFELISEFSHSKNYQSEAIALTQFEVNEIENIQLFNKAGITLVSYDESKGWKTALELKLSRVAQKIKCDFLIFCALAKERSAFSDTIATLGESQNISGMDCQEIQIGDKHGLIIKPNEMGLVSMAIVSSKAIELFQPKIVAMSGICAGVSGESNYLDIIVGKICWEYQTGKWKDGEFKQEPMQASIDSNLKVDLEQSKNDSSLINAVRKNLYATELGNMNIHVAPISSGSAVIADASMMERIGTQHRKMAGLEMEMYALYEAASQSLCKPLYFGAKTVVDMADNTKADGFHDIGCLTSARYVAIMLQKQLERL encoded by the coding sequence ATGAAAATACTAATTATCGAAGACAACCCAAGTAAGAAAGAATCTATTGAAGAAGTTATAAATACTTCTTTGCAAAACCTAGCAAATCACTACAGTATTAATTGGGCAGAAGATTTAACTAGTGCTAGACGTTACCTTTATACAGAGCAATTTGACCTTGTTATCTTTGATATGTATCTTCCAGACATAAAAGGACATGGTCAAGAAAGAGATTGCTCTTTTGAGCTTATTTCTGAATTTTCTCACAGCAAGAATTACCAATCTGAAGCAATAGCTTTAACCCAATTTGAAGTCAATGAGATAGAAAACATACAGCTTTTCAACAAAGCAGGTATAACACTAGTTAGTTATGACGAGTCCAAAGGCTGGAAAACTGCCCTAGAATTAAAATTAAGTAGAGTCGCTCAAAAAATTAAATGTGACTTTTTGATCTTTTGTGCGTTGGCTAAAGAACGCTCTGCTTTTTCAGACACAATCGCTACGCTTGGCGAATCTCAAAATATTTCAGGAATGGATTGCCAAGAAATTCAAATCGGTGATAAACACGGTTTAATCATAAAGCCAAATGAAATGGGTTTAGTTAGTATGGCTATCGTTTCATCTAAAGCTATAGAGTTATTTCAACCCAAAATAGTGGCAATGAGTGGTATTTGTGCCGGAGTTTCAGGAGAGTCAAATTATCTAGACATCATTGTCGGAAAAATATGCTGGGAATATCAAACAGGGAAATGGAAAGATGGTGAATTCAAACAAGAGCCCATGCAGGCCTCTATAGACTCTAATCTTAAGGTCGATCTTGAGCAGTCTAAAAATGATAGCTCTCTCATCAACGCAGTACGTAAAAACCTTTATGCTACTGAACTAGGTAACATGAACATACATGTTGCTCCTATCTCATCAGGTTCAGCTGTCATAGCTGATGCTTCTATGATGGAGAGAATAGGAACCCAACACCGTAAAATGGCGGGACTGGAAATGGAGATGTATGCACTTTATGAAGCGGCATCTCAGTCATTATGTAAACCATTGTACTTCGGTGCGAAGACAGTTGTAGACATGGCCGATAACACGAAAGCAGACGGATTTCACGATATTGGTTGCCTAACTTCAGCACGATACGTAGCAATTATGCTCCAAAAGCAACTTGAGAGATTATAA
- a CDS encoding GGDEF domain-containing protein — protein MLHLPTVIGLSFILNLLIGLFFLSVHNYKKQSAFLIFGLACIAFSFAELLACLKLILNFPFITSYLANIFIILSPFLIILGLHKYKYSKPLNLRPIYYLLLFTAVILLSVYPYSAAQMVTSFIIAGLYLFSAYIISTMSFVATLQKKALITCFLIHSLLMFVQTVLLALPILSLSETTYLEPLELILSSHLILATCSALLLPYLLASNTEHTLASIANTDVLSQLFNRRGFFMKGKNALSLSLYQNKNISLILLDIDFFKRVNDTYGHEAGDQAIKWIAQHVKSQFLNEEISARIGGEEFAILLPNCSLSDARNNAEELRESISSYPFYYEGHDINLSVSAGVSSTLNGEQTIKELLANADKRLYLAKETGRDKVVTYDEKSLLLQA, from the coding sequence ATGCTACACCTGCCTACTGTGATTGGTCTCTCTTTTATACTTAACCTACTAATAGGGTTGTTTTTTTTATCTGTTCATAATTACAAAAAACAATCTGCTTTTTTAATTTTTGGTTTAGCGTGCATTGCATTTTCATTTGCTGAACTACTCGCATGTTTAAAACTAATACTTAATTTTCCTTTTATTACGAGTTATTTAGCGAATATTTTTATAATACTCAGCCCATTTTTAATTATTCTGGGACTACATAAATACAAATACAGCAAACCTTTAAACTTACGCCCTATTTACTATTTGCTGCTTTTTACCGCCGTAATTTTATTATCTGTGTATCCTTACTCCGCAGCACAAATGGTAACGAGCTTTATTATTGCAGGGTTATACTTATTTTCTGCTTACATCATTAGCACTATGAGCTTTGTTGCAACCTTACAAAAAAAGGCATTAATTACCTGCTTTTTAATCCATAGTTTGCTTATGTTTGTTCAAACAGTGCTGCTTGCTTTACCTATTTTAAGCCTAAGCGAGACAACCTATTTAGAACCATTAGAGCTCATTTTAAGCAGTCATTTAATTTTAGCCACTTGCAGTGCATTATTACTCCCTTACTTATTAGCATCTAATACAGAACATACGCTTGCCAGCATTGCTAATACCGACGTTTTAAGTCAACTATTTAACCGCCGTGGTTTTTTTATGAAAGGAAAAAACGCGTTAAGTTTATCACTTTACCAAAACAAAAATATTTCACTTATTTTGCTCGATATTGATTTTTTCAAACGCGTTAACGATACCTATGGCCACGAGGCAGGCGATCAAGCCATAAAGTGGATAGCTCAGCATGTAAAATCACAATTTTTAAATGAAGAGATATCAGCCAGGATCGGCGGCGAAGAATTTGCCATTTTATTGCCCAACTGCTCATTAAGTGATGCCAGAAATAATGCCGAAGAACTACGAGAAAGCATAAGCAGTTATCCATTTTATTACGAGGGGCACGATATAAATTTATCGGTGAGTGCAGGCGTCAGTAGCACATTAAACGGCGAGCAGACTATAAAAGAGTTACTAGCGAACGCCGATAAACGACTCTACCTTGCTAAAGAAACTGGCCGTGACAAAGTGGTAACCTACGATGAAAAAAGCTTACTTTTGCAAGCTTAA
- a CDS encoding response regulator transcription factor, which produces MILIVEDDAHKSSQIMEVFNSVLGNETEVTLVDNVMDAVRFLIDYTPEKIILDMSLPSHRALPGQGTPVPLPTGGIEVLFELKMKNLMDLPVLILTQYPEIEIEQDLIPVQDSAATFREEYGFMAIEACYYDHSNNEPWKKKTMEFLK; this is translated from the coding sequence ATGATATTGATAGTTGAAGATGATGCACATAAATCGTCACAGATCATGGAAGTTTTTAACTCTGTATTAGGCAACGAGACAGAAGTAACGCTAGTTGATAACGTCATGGATGCTGTCAGGTTTTTAATTGATTATACTCCAGAAAAAATCATACTGGATATGTCTTTACCCAGCCATAGAGCTCTACCGGGGCAAGGAACTCCGGTTCCTCTTCCTACTGGCGGTATAGAGGTTTTGTTTGAGCTAAAAATGAAAAATTTGATGGACTTACCAGTTTTGATTCTAACTCAATACCCTGAAATCGAGATAGAACAAGACTTAATACCAGTTCAAGACTCTGCTGCAACCTTTAGAGAAGAATACGGCTTCATGGCGATTGAAGCCTGTTACTACGACCACAGCAATAATGAACCGTGGAAGAAAAAAACAATGGAATTCTTAAAGTAA
- a CDS encoding glycoside hydrolase family 3 protein translates to MNTRFTLNKIALATLVASVTTLTACSNDNTNQADTTKAHASAEQIWPKLNIAVKKDAEIEAQIASYLNSMTLEQKVAQMIQPEIRDITVEDMRKYGFGSYLNGGGAFPNGDKHATPQDWVALAEKMYQASIDDSIDGSKIPTMWGTDAVHGHNNVIGATLFPHNIGLGAANNPDLIEQIAAVTAVEVMATGIDWVFAPTVAVVRDDRWGRTYEGYSEDPAIVREYSAAIVNGLQGKADEDFLSDKRVISTVKHFLGDGGTVDGDDQGNNIDSEQSLFDIHAQGYVGGLSAGSQSVMASFNSWNGVKNHGNKYLLTDVLKTRMGFDGFVVGDWNGHGQIKGCTNESCPQAINAGLDIFMVPTGAWKPLYENTIAQVKSGEISMARIDDAVARVLRVKLRAGLFDKPSPANRLYSGKTELIGAQDHREVARQAVRESLVLLKNKNGLLPLSPNQHVLITGDGADNIGKQSGGWSITWQGTNNKNADFPGATSIYKGLEEQVTAAGGKVTLSDDGSFEQKPDVAVVVFGEEPYAEGHGDRDNLEFERGNKKSLALLKSLKAQGIKVVSVFISGRPMWVNSELNASDAFVAAWLPGTEGGGVADVLLKTADGSVNHDFKGKLSFSWPKTAVQTTVNKGDKDYSPLLPYGFGLTYGDKNILADNLDENSQLDNSSLTSMDILVGAPVAPWRLLLKSGDELLDVSSSTHEFGAIKYRTEDKVVQEDARQFNFNGSEKASAEIVTSFAEDTITYVEANGVISFDIKLNQALGNELSLAMCSGECGESINLANVVDSSLLSKWQSVSIDLKCFADKGVNFASLTSPFSLHSSGKASVSVSDIKFVPNKADEATLKCK, encoded by the coding sequence ATGAACACACGTTTTACGCTCAATAAAATTGCATTAGCAACATTGGTTGCTTCAGTGACCACATTAACTGCTTGTTCAAACGACAATACTAATCAAGCTGATACTACAAAAGCGCATGCTAGTGCTGAACAAATATGGCCCAAGCTCAACATTGCGGTTAAAAAAGATGCAGAGATAGAAGCGCAAATAGCGAGTTATTTAAACTCAATGACGCTTGAGCAAAAAGTAGCGCAAATGATTCAGCCTGAAATACGTGATATTACCGTTGAAGATATGCGTAAATACGGTTTTGGTTCTTACTTAAACGGGGGGGGGGCGTTTCCTAATGGGGATAAACATGCCACACCACAAGATTGGGTTGCCCTTGCTGAAAAAATGTATCAAGCGTCCATTGATGATTCAATAGACGGTAGCAAAATCCCTACTATGTGGGGAACAGATGCAGTGCATGGTCATAATAATGTGATTGGTGCTACGTTATTTCCACATAATATTGGTTTGGGTGCGGCTAATAACCCTGACCTAATTGAACAAATTGCAGCTGTTACCGCGGTAGAGGTTATGGCTACAGGTATTGATTGGGTATTTGCGCCAACCGTTGCAGTTGTACGTGACGATCGCTGGGGTAGAACCTATGAGGGATATTCTGAAGACCCTGCAATAGTGCGTGAGTATTCAGCAGCTATTGTAAATGGATTACAAGGTAAGGCCGATGAAGACTTCTTAAGTGATAAACGTGTAATTAGTACTGTTAAACACTTTTTAGGTGATGGCGGCACTGTTGATGGTGACGATCAAGGTAACAATATCGACAGTGAGCAATCGTTATTTGATATTCATGCACAAGGTTATGTAGGTGGGTTATCGGCGGGTAGTCAGTCTGTAATGGCGTCGTTTAACAGTTGGAACGGTGTTAAAAATCACGGTAATAAATATTTACTGACCGATGTATTAAAAACACGCATGGGTTTTGACGGGTTTGTTGTTGGTGACTGGAATGGACATGGACAAATAAAAGGCTGTACCAACGAAAGCTGCCCACAAGCTATTAATGCAGGGCTAGATATATTTATGGTGCCAACGGGCGCTTGGAAACCACTGTATGAAAATACCATAGCGCAAGTTAAATCTGGCGAAATTAGCATGGCGCGTATTGACGATGCTGTTGCACGTGTATTGCGTGTAAAACTACGCGCGGGTTTATTCGATAAGCCAAGTCCAGCAAACCGTTTATATTCAGGTAAAACAGAATTAATTGGCGCACAAGATCACCGTGAAGTAGCACGACAAGCAGTACGTGAGTCACTCGTACTTCTTAAAAATAAAAATGGCTTATTGCCGCTTTCGCCAAATCAACATGTACTTATTACTGGTGACGGTGCCGATAATATCGGTAAGCAGTCTGGTGGGTGGAGTATTACTTGGCAGGGCACTAACAATAAAAATGCTGACTTCCCAGGAGCCACGTCAATTTATAAAGGCTTAGAAGAGCAAGTTACTGCCGCAGGCGGTAAAGTTACACTCAGTGATGATGGCTCTTTTGAGCAAAAACCCGATGTAGCCGTTGTTGTATTTGGTGAAGAACCTTACGCGGAGGGGCATGGTGACAGAGATAACCTTGAATTTGAGCGCGGCAATAAAAAATCGTTAGCGCTGTTAAAATCATTAAAAGCGCAAGGAATAAAAGTTGTTTCTGTATTTATTTCTGGTCGTCCAATGTGGGTAAACAGTGAACTTAACGCTTCAGATGCATTTGTAGCGGCATGGTTACCTGGTACTGAAGGCGGTGGTGTTGCCGATGTGCTACTAAAAACAGCCGACGGTAGTGTTAACCACGATTTTAAAGGCAAACTTTCTTTTTCATGGCCTAAAACGGCAGTTCAAACAACGGTGAATAAAGGAGATAAAGATTACTCGCCGTTATTACCGTATGGCTTTGGTTTAACCTATGGTGATAAAAATATACTTGCGGATAATTTAGATGAAAATTCGCAATTAGATAATTCTTCACTCACGAGTATGGATATTTTAGTGGGAGCACCGGTTGCGCCATGGCGTCTATTGCTAAAATCGGGTGATGAATTGTTAGATGTGTCGAGCAGTACCCATGAGTTTGGCGCTATAAAATACCGAACTGAAGATAAGGTTGTACAAGAAGATGCTCGTCAGTTTAATTTCAACGGTAGTGAAAAAGCGAGCGCAGAAATAGTAACGAGCTTTGCTGAAGATACTATTACTTATGTTGAAGCAAATGGCGTGATTAGTTTTGACATAAAGCTTAACCAAGCGCTTGGTAATGAGCTTTCACTTGCAATGTGCTCGGGTGAATGTGGTGAAAGTATTAACCTAGCTAACGTTGTTGATAGTAGTTTACTTAGTAAATGGCAGTCAGTATCGATTGACCTTAAATGCTTTGCTGATAAAGGCGTAAATTTTGCGAGTTTAACAAGCCCATTTAGTTTGCACAGCTCAGGTAAAGCCTCTGTGTCGGTATCAGATATCAAATTTGTACCAAACAAAGCAGATGAAGCAACGCTTAAGTGTAAGTAA
- a CDS encoding GH1 family beta-glucosidase → MTKISLPTCSPLLTKEFIYGVATASFQIEGGSTHRLPCIWDTFCDTPGKIADNSNGHVACDHYNNWKQDIDLIESLGVDAYRLSISWPRVITKSGELNPEGVKFYTDILDELKKRNIKAFVTLYHWDLPQHLEDEGGWLNRETAYAFAHYVDLITFAFGDRVHSYATLNEPFCSAFLGYEIGIHAPGKVGKQYGRKAAHHLLLAHGLAMTVLKQNSPTTLNGIVLNFTPCYSISEDADDIAATAFADDYLNQWYMKPIMDGTYPAIIEQLPSAHLPDIHDGDMAIISQSIDYLGINFYTRQFYKAHPTEIYEPIEPTGPLTDMGWEIYPKSFTELLVTLNNTYNLPPIFITENGAAMPDSYNNGEINDVDRLDYYNSHLNAVHNATEQGVRIDGYFAWSLMDNFEWAEGYLKRFGIVYVDYSTQQRTIKNSGLAYKALISNR, encoded by the coding sequence ATGACTAAAATATCTTTACCAACTTGTTCACCTCTATTAACAAAAGAGTTTATTTATGGTGTAGCAACAGCGTCTTTCCAAATAGAAGGTGGATCAACTCACCGTCTGCCGTGTATCTGGGATACCTTTTGTGATACTCCAGGTAAAATAGCTGATAACTCAAATGGGCATGTTGCATGTGATCACTACAATAATTGGAAACAAGACATAGATTTAATCGAATCATTAGGAGTAGATGCTTACAGACTTTCTATTTCTTGGCCTCGTGTTATTACAAAAAGTGGTGAGCTTAACCCTGAAGGCGTAAAGTTTTACACCGACATCTTAGATGAACTGAAAAAGCGCAATATTAAAGCGTTTGTCACGTTATACCACTGGGATTTACCTCAACACCTTGAAGACGAAGGGGGTTGGTTAAACCGAGAAACAGCTTATGCGTTTGCTCACTATGTTGATTTAATTACCTTTGCATTCGGTGACCGAGTCCATTCATACGCTACCTTAAATGAACCTTTTTGCAGTGCTTTTTTAGGTTACGAAATTGGCATTCATGCGCCAGGTAAAGTGGGTAAACAATACGGGCGCAAAGCCGCCCACCATTTGTTATTAGCACATGGGCTTGCCATGACCGTATTAAAGCAAAACTCACCGACGACTTTAAACGGTATCGTGCTTAATTTTACTCCCTGTTATAGCATCTCTGAAGACGCTGATGACATTGCTGCAACTGCTTTTGCAGATGACTACTTAAACCAGTGGTACATGAAACCCATCATGGATGGTACATACCCAGCAATTATTGAACAATTACCTTCAGCACATCTGCCAGATATTCACGATGGTGACATGGCTATTATTTCGCAATCAATTGATTATTTGGGTATTAACTTTTATACCCGTCAGTTTTATAAAGCGCACCCTACTGAAATATATGAGCCAATAGAGCCTACTGGCCCGCTAACCGATATGGGCTGGGAAATTTACCCTAAGTCGTTTACAGAGTTATTAGTCACACTTAACAATACCTATAACCTACCGCCTATTTTTATTACTGAAAATGGCGCAGCTATGCCCGACAGCTATAATAATGGTGAAATCAATGATGTAGATCGACTAGACTACTACAACAGTCACCTAAATGCCGTTCACAATGCAACAGAACAAGGTGTAAGAATTGACGGCTATTTTGCCTGGAGCCTAATGGATAATTTTGAATGGGCAGAAGGTTACTTAAAAAGATTTGGTATAGTTTATGTAGATTACAGCACACAGCAACGTACTATAAAAAATAGTGGCCTAG
- a CDS encoding IS30 family transposase, producing MKQRKRIYYNAEQRRLIWDRYQRGDSAHDIARLFDRYHSSILGIIHKTGGVRPLEPKRSPTTLTLAEREDISRGLAASKSLREIARYLNRSPSTICREVNRHGGIKKYRASKADKVAWENAKRPKPCKLYGNKELCLIIAQKMESAWSPQQISGWLRRRYPNNEDLNVSHETIYKTLYIQTRGALKKELQKHLRTQRVVRKSKHATLKGKGLGKIVDAVPISERPSNVEDRAVPGHWEGDLIQGSGNSFIATLVERHSRYVMLVKVPSNKTKPVIEALIKQANKLPAELYKSLTWDRGCELTNHKDFTLATDIQVYFCDPQSPWQRGSNENTNRLLRQYFPKGTNLNEHSQIRLNQVARQLNERPRKTLEYETPAERFNQCVASSG from the coding sequence ATGAAACAGAGAAAGCGTATTTATTATAATGCAGAACAAAGAAGGTTAATTTGGGATCGATATCAGCGCGGTGATAGTGCGCATGATATAGCAAGGCTATTTGATCGATACCATTCATCTATATTAGGTATTATCCATAAAACAGGTGGTGTTCGGCCGCTTGAGCCCAAACGCTCACCAACAACACTAACTCTTGCAGAGCGAGAAGACATTTCACGAGGGTTAGCAGCAAGTAAGTCACTTCGAGAAATAGCGAGATACCTTAATCGCTCACCTTCCACTATTTGCCGTGAAGTAAACCGCCACGGCGGGATTAAAAAATATCGAGCGAGTAAAGCTGACAAAGTTGCCTGGGAAAATGCCAAACGCCCTAAGCCTTGTAAGCTGTATGGCAACAAAGAATTATGTTTAATCATTGCTCAAAAGATGGAATCTGCATGGTCACCTCAGCAAATCTCTGGTTGGCTTAGGCGGAGATACCCCAATAATGAGGATTTGAATGTGTCGCACGAAACAATATATAAAACCCTATATATACAAACCCGCGGCGCCTTAAAAAAAGAGCTACAAAAACACTTAAGGACGCAGCGGGTAGTCAGGAAATCAAAACACGCCACTCTTAAAGGTAAAGGGTTAGGAAAGATAGTTGACGCTGTACCAATTAGTGAAAGGCCATCAAATGTTGAAGACAGAGCTGTTCCAGGCCACTGGGAGGGAGACTTGATCCAAGGCTCAGGAAACAGTTTTATCGCGACTCTAGTTGAGCGGCACTCTAGGTATGTAATGTTAGTGAAAGTACCTAGTAATAAAACAAAGCCAGTAATCGAAGCGTTGATTAAACAAGCTAATAAGTTGCCAGCAGAGCTTTATAAATCATTAACTTGGGACAGAGGATGTGAGCTTACAAATCATAAAGACTTTACTCTAGCTACAGATATTCAAGTATATTTCTGCGATCCACAATCACCTTGGCAACGCGGCTCCAATGAAAATACAAATAGGTTATTAAGACAATATTTTCCAAAAGGAACTAACTTAAATGAGCATTCTCAGATAAGATTAAACCAAGTTGCCAGACAACTTAATGAGAGACCGCGGAAAACACTAGAATACGAAACACCTGCGGAGCGATTTAATCAGTGTGTTGCATCGAGTGGTTGA